The genomic window CAAATGCCACCGAAGTATTCTATCTCGTCGCCCGTTTCGAAGGGACGGAAACCGAAACGCCGACCACCGACTCGTTTCGCATCGCCGATCGAGATCTCCGCGCGATCGAGCGCCGAGGACTGACCGTTACGTCTGCTGACTGGCGACTCACCGGGCGGGTCAAAGCTGACGGTCACATTTCACTGGCCGACGCGGCTGCTGTTGCACTCGCATATGAACGAGATGCGACGCTTCTCGTCGGTGGTGACGACGATTTCGACGAACTCCCTCTCGAAGTATCGTGCAAACGATTCCGCGACCACGGCGTATAGCCCCTGATTCTGAGACATGACGGGACACCGCTTCGGATCGAGACGAAAAATAGCGCTCCGTCAGTCGGTTCGACTCCTCGAGGCCGATCAGGCCTGTCCGTTCAGCGTGATGTCGCTGACGCCGATGACGCGCTCGTCGTCCTCGAGTTCCGCTTTGGCTTCGGCGGGAACTTCGCTGTCGACGTTGTAGACGGTGAGCGCTTCGCCGCCGATGGTCTCGCGGGCGTTGAACATGCCGGCGATGTTGACGCCGTGGTTGCCCATGACGGAGCCGATGAGGCCGATGACGCCGGGCTCGTCGGTGTTTCGCGTGACGACCATCCGGCCGTGGGGGATGGCGTCGACGCGGTAGCCGTCGATGCGGACGATGCGCGGGTCGTCGCCCGCGAAGAGGGTTCCGTCGACGGAGACCTCGTCGTCGTCGTTGCTGACGGTCACGGAGATCAGGCTCTGGAAATCCTCGGCCTGTCGGGTCTTGGATTCGGTGACGTCGACGCCGCGGTCCTCGGCGATCTGGGGCGCGTTGACGGCGTTGACCTGCCACTCGAGGGGCTGGAAGACGCCCTTGAGCGCGCTCGCGGTGACGAACTCGACGTCCTCGTCGGCGATGTCGCCCTCGTAGGTGACCTCGACGGTCTCGATGCGGCCCTCGAGCAGTTGGGCGGCGACCTTGCCGGCGGTTTCGGCGAGGTCGATGTAGGGCTCGACGCGGGGGAACGCGCTCTCGTCGATCGAGGGCGCGTTGAGCGCGTTCGCGACCGGCTCGCCGACCAGCGCGGCGTTGACCTGCTCGGCGGTGGAGGTGGCGACGTTCTCCTGTGCGGCCTCCGTCGAGGCCCCGAGGTGGGGCGTGACGATGATGTCGTCGTGCTCGAGCAGCGGCGAGTCCGCGGCGAGCGGTTCCTCGGCGAAGACGTCGAGCGCCGCGCCGGCGAGGGTGCCGTCCTCGACTTTCGCCGCGAGGGCGTCCTCGTCGACGACGCCGCCGCGGGCGCAGTTGATCAGGTAGCCGTCGCCC from Natrinema versiforme includes these protein-coding regions:
- the serA gene encoding phosphoglycerate dehydrogenase gives rise to the protein MKVLVTDPIADAGLDVLRDAGHEVETGYELEDDDLLEAVADANGMIVRSGTEVTEDVLDAAEELVIVGRAGIGVDNIDIDAAKDNGVIVANAPEGNVRAAAEHTVAMTFAAARSIPQAHIRLKNGEWAKSDYLGAELDGKTLGVVGLGRVGQEVAKKLDSLGMDIVAYDPYISEERAERIGAELVEFEPCLEAADFVTVHTPLTPETEGLIGEDELDLLGDGYLINCARGGVVDEDALAAKVEDGTLAGAALDVFAEEPLAADSPLLEHDDIIVTPHLGASTEAAQENVATSTAEQVNAALVGEPVANALNAPSIDESAFPRVEPYIDLAETAGKVAAQLLEGRIETVEVTYEGDIADEDVEFVTASALKGVFQPLEWQVNAVNAPQIAEDRGVDVTESKTRQAEDFQSLISVTVSNDDDEVSVDGTLFAGDDPRIVRIDGYRVDAIPHGRMVVTRNTDEPGVIGLIGSVMGNHGVNIAGMFNARETIGGEALTVYNVDSEVPAEAKAELEDDERVIGVSDITLNGQA
- a CDS encoding PIN domain-containing protein, translated to MSDCYVFDTEAIIAYLYGEPGHETVATVLSAVFDGDADGFLAEPNATEVFYLVARFEGTETETPTTDSFRIADRDLRAIERRGLTVTSADWRLTGRVKADGHISLADAAAVALAYERDATLLVGGDDDFDELPLEVSCKRFRDHGV